A single genomic interval of Mycolicibacterium sp. MU0053 harbors:
- a CDS encoding HNH endonuclease signature motif containing protein, with amino-acid sequence MFDMESLPRVGAVSELDTRGLIDAIGATARLEAATTARRLAAVAELFDRRLHEVDASEREQWLIDGHEQVTAEVAAALGISSKRAAGLVRVATSLYERLPRVAAVFAEGRVDYRVIAAIVSRTELILDDADVARIDSALARQVHRWNRLSRNKLTEVLDTAVITIDRLARKPARNPAEDREVGIGPDRAGMAELWGTVHTPDAIAFDARLEHLADTVCGNDPRTKAQRRADAVGALTAGATRLPCQCGREDCPTFSEPAPPQPEVVVTVITDATQTIGYAPGFGVLDEKALAEAVARATAKVRKLAHPGEAAAETGYRPSTALADFIRCRDLTCRFPGCDARAEVCDIDHTTPWPYGPTHPSNLKLLCRRHHLLKTFYTGPRWWQDTQQPDGTVTWTSPTGHTYTTKPNGALFFPVLAKPTGALTLTSSPPPGPMRGAAMPTRATTRAQERLARITYERNRNAMHYALNPEPPPPF; translated from the coding sequence ATGTTCGATATGGAGTCGTTGCCGCGGGTCGGGGCGGTGTCTGAGCTGGACACCCGCGGCCTCATCGACGCCATCGGCGCCACGGCCCGACTCGAGGCCGCGACCACCGCGCGCCGCCTGGCCGCGGTCGCGGAGTTGTTCGACCGTCGCCTCCACGAGGTCGACGCGTCCGAGCGCGAACAGTGGCTCATCGACGGCCACGAGCAGGTCACCGCCGAGGTCGCCGCCGCGCTCGGCATCAGTTCCAAGCGCGCTGCCGGCCTCGTCCGCGTCGCCACCAGCCTGTACGAACGCCTGCCGCGCGTGGCCGCCGTGTTCGCCGAAGGCCGCGTCGACTACCGGGTGATCGCCGCAATCGTCTCGCGCACCGAACTGATCCTCGACGACGCCGACGTGGCCCGCATCGACAGCGCCCTGGCGCGCCAAGTCCACCGCTGGAACCGGCTGTCGCGCAACAAGCTCACCGAAGTACTCGACACGGCCGTCATCACCATCGATCGCCTCGCGCGTAAACCGGCCCGCAACCCCGCCGAGGACCGCGAAGTCGGAATCGGACCCGACCGCGCCGGGATGGCCGAACTCTGGGGCACCGTTCACACCCCCGATGCCATCGCCTTTGATGCGCGCCTCGAGCACCTTGCCGACACCGTCTGCGGCAACGATCCGCGCACCAAAGCCCAACGCCGCGCCGATGCCGTGGGCGCGCTGACCGCCGGCGCCACCCGGCTACCGTGCCAGTGTGGCCGCGAGGATTGCCCAACCTTCAGCGAACCCGCGCCACCGCAGCCCGAAGTCGTCGTCACCGTCATCACCGACGCGACCCAAACCATTGGCTACGCGCCCGGATTCGGCGTTCTCGACGAGAAGGCACTGGCTGAAGCAGTCGCGCGGGCCACCGCAAAGGTACGCAAGCTCGCCCACCCCGGTGAGGCCGCCGCCGAGACCGGCTACCGGCCCTCGACCGCACTGGCCGACTTCATCCGCTGCCGCGATCTGACCTGCCGCTTCCCCGGCTGCGACGCCCGGGCCGAGGTCTGCGACATCGACCACACGACCCCTTGGCCCTACGGCCCCACCCACCCCTCCAACCTCAAACTTCTCTGCCGTCGCCATCATTTGCTCAAAACTTTCTACACCGGCCCCCGCTGGTGGCAGGACACCCAGCAACCCGACGGCACCGTCACGTGGACCTCCCCCACCGGTCACACCTACACCACCAAACCCAATGGCGCCCTGTTCTTTCCGGTCCTGGCCAAACCCACCGGAGCACTCACGCTGACCAGCAGTCCACCGCCCGGTCCGATGCGCGGGGCAGCCATGCCCACCCGCGCCACGACCCGCGCACAGGAACGCCTCGCCCGCATCACCTACGAGCGCAACCGCAATGCCATGCACTACGCACTGAACCCTGAACCGCCCCCACCCTTCTGA
- the thiC gene encoding phosphomethylpyrimidine synthase ThiC has product MSVSLGPISGSSKIYRDLPDGARVPFRRVHLSNGDHLDLYDTSGPYTDPAAVIDLEAGLPRRSVTRDRGTQLQRARAGEVTAEMAFIAEREGVPTELVRSEVAAGRAVIPANHNHPEIEPMIIGKAFAVKINANIGNSAVTSSIAEEVDKMVWATRWGADTIMDLSTGKNIHETREWILRNSPVPVGTVPIYQAMEKVDGDPTQLTWEIYRDTVVEQCEQGVDYMTVHAGVLLRHIPLTVDRVTGIVSRGGSIMAAWCLAHHTESFLYTHFAELCEIFARYDVTFSLGDGLRPGSIADANDAAQFAELHTLGELTKIAKSHGVQVMIEGPGHVPMHKIVENVRLEEELCEEAPFYTLGPLATDIAPGYDHITSAIGAAIIAQAGTAMLCYVTPKEHLGLPNRKDVKDGVIAYKIAAHAADLAKGHPRAQHRDDALSTARFEFRWEDQFNLALDPDTAREFHDETLPAAPAKTAHFCSMCGPKFCSMRITQDIRDAYPDGTAGEIERGMAAKSAEFAAHGNRVYLPLAATVPES; this is encoded by the coding sequence ATGAGTGTTTCTTTGGGCCCGATTTCGGGCAGCAGCAAGATCTATCGGGACCTGCCCGACGGCGCCCGGGTGCCGTTTCGGCGGGTACATCTGAGCAACGGCGACCACCTGGACCTGTACGACACCTCCGGTCCCTACACCGACCCGGCCGCCGTGATCGACCTGGAGGCGGGCCTGCCGAGGCGGTCGGTGACCCGGGATCGCGGTACCCAGCTGCAACGCGCCCGCGCCGGCGAGGTCACCGCCGAGATGGCGTTCATCGCCGAACGCGAGGGTGTCCCAACCGAACTCGTCCGATCGGAGGTGGCCGCGGGTCGCGCGGTGATCCCCGCCAACCACAACCACCCCGAGATCGAGCCGATGATCATCGGCAAGGCGTTCGCGGTGAAGATCAACGCCAACATCGGCAACTCCGCGGTGACCTCGTCCATCGCCGAGGAGGTCGACAAGATGGTGTGGGCCACCCGCTGGGGTGCCGACACCATCATGGACCTGTCCACCGGGAAGAACATCCACGAGACCCGCGAGTGGATCCTGCGCAACTCCCCCGTCCCGGTCGGCACCGTGCCGATCTATCAGGCGATGGAGAAGGTGGACGGCGACCCCACCCAGCTCACCTGGGAAATCTACCGCGACACCGTGGTCGAGCAGTGCGAACAGGGCGTCGACTACATGACGGTGCACGCCGGGGTGCTGCTGCGGCACATCCCGCTGACCGTCGACCGGGTGACCGGAATCGTCTCGCGCGGCGGTTCGATCATGGCCGCCTGGTGTCTGGCGCACCACACCGAATCGTTCCTGTACACGCACTTCGCCGAACTCTGCGAGATCTTCGCCCGTTACGACGTGACGTTCTCCCTGGGTGACGGACTGCGGCCGGGCTCGATCGCCGACGCCAATGACGCGGCGCAATTCGCGGAGCTGCACACCCTCGGCGAGCTCACCAAGATCGCGAAAAGCCATGGCGTGCAGGTCATGATCGAGGGTCCCGGCCACGTGCCGATGCACAAGATCGTCGAGAACGTCCGGCTCGAGGAGGAACTGTGCGAGGAGGCGCCGTTCTACACGCTCGGCCCGCTGGCCACCGACATCGCGCCGGGATATGACCACATCACCTCGGCCATCGGCGCCGCGATCATCGCCCAGGCCGGTACCGCGATGCTCTGCTACGTCACCCCCAAGGAGCATCTGGGCCTGCCCAACCGCAAGGACGTCAAGGACGGCGTGATCGCCTACAAGATCGCCGCGCACGCCGCGGACCTGGCCAAGGGGCATCCCCGCGCCCAGCACCGCGACGACGCCCTGAGCACGGCGCGTTTCGAGTTCCGCTGGGAGGACCAGTTCAACCTCGCGCTGGATCCCGACACCGCGCGCGAGTTCCACGATGAGACGCTGCCGGCCGCGCCGGCCAAGACCGCGCACTTCTGCTCGATGTGCGGGCCGAAGTTCTGTTCGATGCGCATCACCCAGGACATCCGCGACGCCTACCCGGACGGCACTGCCGGCGAGATCGAACGCGGCATGGCGGCCAAATCCGCCGAGTTCGCCGCGCATGGCAATCGGGTGTATCTGCCGTTGGCGGCGACCGTGCCAGAATCGTGA
- the thiD gene encoding bifunctional hydroxymethylpyrimidine kinase/phosphomethylpyrimidine kinase, which yields MKPLPLPPPGQPPLSVLTIAGSDSGGGAGIQADLRTFAMLGMHGCVAVAAVTVQNTVGVKAFHEIPLDIIAGQIQAVTSDIDVRAAKTGMLASAEIIGCVAETWRAEGLAGTVPLVVDPVCASMHGDPLVHPSALNSIRTELFPIATLVTPNLDEVRLLVNIDVVDEASQREAARALHALGPRWALVKGGHLRSSRMSPDLLFDGTDFHEFDARRVDTGHDHGAGDTLAAATASALAHGYSVPEAVAFAKAWVTECLRAAYPLGRGHGPVNALVRLRGLADGS from the coding sequence ATGAAGCCGCTCCCGCTGCCGCCGCCCGGGCAACCGCCGCTGTCGGTGCTGACCATCGCCGGTTCCGATTCCGGCGGCGGCGCGGGCATTCAGGCCGACTTGCGCACGTTCGCGATGCTCGGTATGCACGGCTGTGTGGCGGTGGCGGCGGTGACCGTGCAGAACACCGTGGGCGTCAAGGCCTTTCACGAGATACCGCTGGACATCATCGCGGGCCAGATCCAGGCGGTGACCTCCGACATAGACGTCCGGGCCGCGAAGACCGGGATGCTGGCATCGGCCGAGATCATCGGGTGTGTCGCCGAGACCTGGCGCGCCGAGGGGCTGGCCGGGACCGTGCCGCTGGTCGTCGACCCGGTGTGCGCGTCGATGCACGGCGACCCGTTGGTGCACCCCTCGGCGCTGAATTCCATTCGCACCGAGTTGTTTCCGATCGCCACGCTGGTCACGCCCAACCTCGACGAGGTCCGCCTGCTGGTCAACATCGACGTGGTCGACGAGGCGTCCCAGCGCGAGGCGGCCCGGGCGCTGCACGCGCTGGGCCCACGCTGGGCGCTGGTCAAGGGCGGCCACCTGCGGTCCTCGCGGATGAGTCCGGACCTGCTGTTCGACGGTACCGATTTCCACGAGTTCGACGCGCGCCGCGTCGACACCGGCCATGACCACGGCGCCGGGGACACCCTGGCCGCGGCCACGGCATCGGCGCTGGCGCACGGCTACTCGGTGCCCGAGGCGGTCGCGTTCGCAAAGGCCTGGGTCACCGAATGCCTCCGCGCGGCCTATCCGCTGGGGCGCGGCCACGGTCCGGTGAACGCCCTGGTCCGGCTGCGCGGACTCGCCGATGGATCTTGA
- a CDS encoding alpha/beta family hydrolase codes for MDLDAIAGIAHPPATDPAGTVLLTHGAGGSREAPLLIRLCDEWARRGWLAVRYNLPYRRRRPKGPPSGSATTDQAGVAEAIAMARELGPGPVLAGGHSYGGRMTSMVVADGAAVDVLTLFSYPLHPPGKPERARTEHLPAIAVPTVFTHGTADPFGSIAELRAAATLLPGYTEIVEVTGARHDLGSKTLDVPALAVEAALRALR; via the coding sequence ATGGATCTTGACGCGATCGCGGGCATCGCGCACCCCCCGGCAACCGATCCGGCGGGCACGGTGCTGCTGACCCACGGCGCGGGCGGCAGCCGCGAGGCACCGCTGCTGATCCGGCTGTGCGACGAATGGGCCCGCCGGGGTTGGCTCGCGGTGCGCTACAACCTGCCCTACCGGCGGCGACGCCCCAAGGGCCCGCCGTCCGGCTCGGCCACGACCGACCAGGCCGGCGTCGCCGAGGCCATCGCGATGGCCCGCGAACTCGGCCCGGGCCCGGTGCTCGCCGGCGGGCACTCCTACGGCGGCCGGATGACCTCCATGGTGGTCGCCGACGGTGCCGCCGTCGACGTCCTCACGCTGTTCTCCTATCCGCTGCACCCGCCCGGCAAGCCCGAGCGGGCCCGCACCGAACACCTGCCGGCCATCGCGGTGCCGACCGTGTTCACCCACGGCACCGCCGACCCGTTCGGCAGCATCGCCGAACTGCGTGCGGCCGCGACCCTGCTGCCCGGATACACCGAGATCGTCGAGGTCACCGGGGCGCGCCATGACCTGGGCTCCAAGACCCTGGACGTGCCCGCACTGGCGGTCGAAGCCGCCCTGCGGGCACTGAGGTAG
- a CDS encoding flavin-containing monooxygenase, with product MAVPQYEFIIVGAGFGGIGAAIQLRRLGYDNLVILDREDDLGGTWHVNHYPGLAVDVPTTTYSYSFEPNPNWSRLYTPGPEIKQYAADIADKYDVRGYMRFNTVVESARWDDEAKTWAVTLRDGDVLTTRYLITATGFLSQPKTPDIPGITTFEGRVIHTTDWDDDYDPAGQRVAVIGTGATAVQLIPELARRAADLTVYQRTPIWVVPKIDVRFGRLARGLFTRVPATQRAVRAITDAVYEFLVYVGVLRYDSVGRLNVAARVLAHVHRFASIRDRQVRRKLTPDYEFGCKRPTFSNTYYRTFAKPHVHLQADGIERIEADGIVNADGTKTVIDTLVLATGFDLWEANFPAIEVIGRDGRNLGKWWRDTRFQAYQGITVPFFPNFLSLASPYAFLGLNFFNTMEYQMRHMDRLFGELQRRGATVFEITADANARYLDQMTEMLGDSLFTTGNCATARSYYYNPAGEATLLRPMTTKSALTEASTYPVTDYEFS from the coding sequence ATGGCTGTGCCGCAGTACGAGTTCATCATCGTGGGCGCCGGATTCGGGGGCATCGGGGCGGCGATCCAACTGCGCCGCCTCGGCTACGACAACCTCGTGATCCTCGACCGCGAGGACGACCTCGGCGGCACCTGGCACGTCAACCACTACCCGGGTCTGGCCGTCGACGTGCCGACCACCACCTACAGCTATTCCTTCGAACCGAACCCGAACTGGTCGCGGCTCTACACCCCCGGCCCGGAGATCAAGCAATACGCGGCCGACATCGCCGACAAGTACGACGTGCGCGGCTACATGCGGTTCAACACCGTCGTCGAATCCGCCCGCTGGGACGACGAGGCCAAGACCTGGGCCGTGACGCTGCGCGACGGGGACGTCCTGACCACGCGGTATCTGATCACCGCGACGGGTTTCCTGTCCCAGCCCAAGACCCCCGACATCCCGGGCATCACGACGTTCGAGGGGCGGGTCATCCACACCACGGACTGGGACGACGACTACGACCCCGCCGGTCAACGGGTGGCCGTGATCGGCACCGGGGCCACCGCGGTCCAGCTCATCCCCGAATTGGCCCGGCGCGCCGCCGATCTCACGGTGTATCAGCGCACCCCGATCTGGGTGGTACCGAAGATCGATGTGCGGTTCGGGCGGCTGGCGCGCGGGTTGTTCACCCGGGTGCCGGCGACCCAGCGCGCGGTGCGGGCGATCACCGACGCCGTCTACGAGTTCCTGGTCTACGTGGGTGTGCTGCGCTACGACAGCGTCGGGCGGCTCAACGTCGCCGCGCGGGTGCTGGCACACGTGCACCGATTCGCCTCCATCCGGGATCGGCAGGTGCGCCGCAAGCTGACCCCCGATTACGAATTCGGCTGCAAGCGACCGACGTTCTCCAACACCTATTACCGGACCTTCGCCAAGCCGCACGTCCATCTGCAGGCCGACGGGATCGAGCGGATCGAGGCCGACGGGATCGTCAACGCCGACGGCACCAAGACCGTGATCGACACCTTGGTGTTGGCCACCGGGTTCGACCTGTGGGAGGCCAACTTCCCCGCGATCGAGGTCATCGGCCGCGACGGGCGCAATCTGGGCAAGTGGTGGCGCGACACCAGATTCCAGGCGTATCAGGGCATCACGGTACCGTTCTTCCCGAATTTCCTGAGTCTGGCCAGTCCGTACGCGTTCCTGGGGCTGAACTTCTTCAATACCATGGAATACCAGATGCGGCACATGGACCGGCTGTTCGGCGAGCTGCAACGCAGGGGTGCAACGGTTTTCGAGATCACCGCGGATGCCAACGCGCGCTACCTGGACCAGATGACCGAGATGCTCGGCGACTCGCTGTTCACCACGGGCAACTGCGCCACGGCCCGCTCGTACTATTACAATCCGGCCGGTGAGGCAACACTGCTGCGGCCGATGACCACCAAGTCCGCGCTGACCGAGGCCTCGACCTACCCCGTCACCGACTACGAATTCAGCTGA
- a CDS encoding TetR/AcrR family transcriptional regulator, protein MPTSRAATADGVRRRPKDRKAQIARVAAAAFSARGYHAVGMDDIAARLDITATALYRHYANKYDLFRAAVLTLGQQLVDATEFCEDEAATGSATELQAKVIEAIVDVAIANRESGGLYRWEGRYLQGEDQAQLLAQIRLVNRRIQQPMRQLRPTLPSFERRMLSSGALSVVGSIADHRAKLPVAQVRTLLVRLAQDVLAADLPTAAEAAKEPAVEPRPMAEPHTISRYEALLQQSLLLFDRQGYHETSMGEIAAAVGIPTSAIYRYFPGKQDILSAVFHRGADRVSGELASVLAGVGDPRQALQRLIAAYVASSFASPELAYVYYTERVNLGAADQELLRNVQRSTIDSWTRLLTSVRPELSQGAARFAVHAAMALVIDLGRLVSYDDSAHVQASVRRLMHVTLGV, encoded by the coding sequence GTGCCGACAAGCCGAGCCGCCACCGCCGACGGCGTTCGTCGACGTCCGAAGGACCGTAAGGCCCAGATTGCGCGCGTCGCCGCCGCGGCCTTCAGCGCCCGCGGGTACCACGCGGTGGGCATGGACGACATTGCCGCGCGGCTCGACATCACCGCCACGGCGCTGTACCGGCACTACGCCAACAAGTACGACCTGTTCCGCGCCGCGGTCCTGACCCTGGGTCAGCAACTGGTGGACGCGACCGAGTTCTGCGAGGACGAGGCGGCCACCGGATCGGCCACCGAATTGCAGGCCAAGGTGATCGAGGCCATCGTCGATGTCGCGATCGCCAACCGGGAGTCTGGCGGGCTGTACCGGTGGGAGGGTCGCTACCTGCAGGGCGAGGACCAAGCGCAACTGCTGGCGCAGATCCGGCTGGTCAACCGCCGGATCCAGCAGCCGATGCGTCAGCTGCGGCCCACCTTGCCGTCGTTCGAACGCCGGATGTTGTCGTCGGGGGCGTTGAGCGTGGTCGGCAGCATCGCCGACCATCGCGCGAAACTGCCCGTGGCCCAGGTGCGGACCTTGCTGGTGCGGTTGGCCCAGGACGTGCTCGCCGCGGACCTGCCGACCGCCGCCGAGGCCGCCAAGGAGCCCGCCGTCGAACCGCGGCCGATGGCCGAACCGCACACCATCAGCCGTTACGAGGCGCTGCTGCAGCAGTCGCTGCTGCTGTTCGACCGGCAGGGCTACCACGAGACCAGCATGGGCGAGATCGCCGCGGCCGTAGGCATTCCCACCTCGGCGATCTACCGGTACTTCCCCGGCAAGCAGGACATCCTCTCGGCGGTGTTCCACCGCGGGGCCGACCGCGTCTCGGGCGAGCTGGCCTCGGTGCTGGCCGGTGTCGGCGATCCGCGGCAGGCGTTGCAGCGGTTGATCGCGGCCTACGTCGCGAGCTCGTTCGCCAGCCCGGAGCTGGCGTACGTGTACTACACCGAGCGGGTCAATCTGGGTGCGGCCGATCAGGAGCTGCTGCGCAATGTGCAGCGCTCCACCATCGACTCGTGGACCCGGCTACTGACCTCGGTGCGGCCGGAGCTCAGCCAGGGTGCGGCGCGGTTCGCCGTGCATGCCGCCATGGCGCTGGTGATAGACCTGGGTCGGCTTGTCTCCTATGACGACTCGGCTCATGTCCAGGCCAGCGTGCGGCGGCTGATGCATGTGACGCTCGGGGTTTAG
- a CDS encoding oxygenase MpaB family protein, with protein sequence MTGPRPLTTADTRITIGRRTARWDDREPTVADAMDFWSFAAGAANVVMQLSRPGVGHGVAESKVTSGSLMHHPWKRARTTFSYLAVAILGTDADRAAFRAAVDGAHRLVRSTPESPVQYNAFDRDLQMWVAACLFVGLEDTYQLLRGELSAEHAEIFYRSAFTLGTTLQVGEEQWPPTRAGFDDYWNTACAQVAIEDTVRAYLNDLLNLRMITGLLRPGFGPLLRFLTAGFLAPVFREALGVPWSPRRQRWFERLFLLVSLANRFLPKFIRQGGSQLLLSDIRRRTRRGKRLI encoded by the coding sequence ATGACCGGTCCGCGCCCGTTGACCACCGCCGACACCCGGATCACGATCGGGCGCCGCACCGCGCGCTGGGATGACCGCGAACCCACGGTCGCCGACGCAATGGACTTCTGGTCGTTCGCGGCCGGCGCCGCCAACGTCGTGATGCAACTGTCGCGGCCCGGCGTCGGCCACGGCGTCGCGGAAAGCAAGGTCACTTCCGGCAGCCTCATGCACCATCCGTGGAAACGGGCCCGGACCACCTTCAGCTATCTGGCGGTGGCGATCCTGGGCACCGACGCCGACCGCGCCGCGTTCCGCGCGGCGGTCGACGGCGCCCACCGACTGGTGCGCTCCACACCCGAGAGCCCGGTGCAGTACAACGCGTTCGATCGGGATCTACAGATGTGGGTCGCCGCCTGCCTGTTCGTCGGGTTGGAGGACACCTATCAGCTGCTGCGCGGTGAGCTCAGCGCCGAGCATGCCGAGATCTTCTACCGTTCGGCGTTCACCCTGGGCACCACTTTGCAGGTCGGCGAGGAGCAGTGGCCGCCCACCCGGGCGGGCTTCGACGACTACTGGAACACCGCCTGCGCGCAGGTGGCCATCGAAGACACGGTCCGCGCGTATCTGAACGATCTGCTGAACCTGCGGATGATCACCGGGCTGCTGCGCCCAGGCTTCGGACCGCTGCTGCGTTTCCTCACCGCCGGCTTCCTGGCGCCGGTGTTCCGCGAGGCGCTCGGCGTGCCGTGGTCGCCGCGCCGGCAGCGCTGGTTCGAGCGGCTGTTCCTGCTGGTGTCGCTGGCCAACCGGTTCCTGCCGAAGTTCATCCGCCAGGGCGGCAGCCAGCTGCTGTTGTCGGATATCCGCAGGCGAACCCGACGGGGGAAGAGGTTGATCTGA
- a CDS encoding TetR/AcrR family transcriptional regulator, translating to MKVKGSARRTQAERTAATRAQLLAAARKLFADKGFSEVSTQEIVAAAGVTRGALYHQFADKAELFAAVHEAVETDLVADVGAAIAAADPAGPLAAMRLGARLFLDHCVAPDVQQIVLIDAPSVLGWERWRAIGLKYGLGVIETMLGQAIAAGEIPEQPLRPTAHVLLGALDEAALYVSRAEDRDAARAEMDAVCERLIAGIAG from the coding sequence ATGAAAGTCAAGGGTTCAGCCCGCAGGACTCAGGCCGAGCGCACCGCGGCCACCCGCGCGCAGCTGCTGGCGGCCGCCCGGAAGCTGTTTGCCGACAAGGGCTTCAGCGAGGTGTCCACCCAGGAGATCGTGGCCGCGGCCGGGGTCACCCGGGGTGCGCTGTACCACCAGTTCGCCGACAAGGCCGAGCTGTTCGCGGCGGTCCACGAGGCGGTGGAGACGGACCTGGTGGCCGACGTGGGCGCCGCGATAGCCGCGGCCGACCCGGCGGGGCCGCTGGCCGCGATGCGGCTCGGGGCGCGGTTGTTCCTCGATCACTGCGTGGCGCCGGATGTCCAGCAGATCGTTCTGATCGACGCGCCGTCGGTGTTGGGGTGGGAACGCTGGCGCGCGATCGGTCTGAAGTACGGGCTCGGTGTCATCGAGACGATGCTCGGGCAGGCCATCGCCGCCGGCGAGATCCCGGAGCAACCACTGCGGCCGACCGCGCACGTGCTGTTGGGCGCCCTCGACGAGGCGGCGCTCTATGTCTCCCGGGCCGAGGACCGCGACGCCGCGCGCGCGGAGATGGATGCGGTGTGCGAGCGGCTCATTGCCGGGATTGCGGGCTGA
- a CDS encoding alpha/beta fold hydrolase gives MAHLTLPQATIPYRELGPADSSHPPVLFVHGALVDSRLWSGVAERLAEQGFRCVLPDLPLGAHRTPVTDRAALSPAGVAELIHDFLIALDLHDVTLVGNDTGGGVCQFLIDAHPERIGRLVLTNCDAFDKFPPFPFNAIFALMSSTVSVRALTALTAVKAVRHSPVGYGLLAESPDPALTASWMEPARTDPAIAGDFAALTRAIGRTDLTAVAPRLHRFTKPVRLVWGTRDRCFTPELGRRLGALFPDSALVEVSDASTFVPLDNPGAVVEAIASC, from the coding sequence ATGGCGCACCTCACGCTGCCCCAGGCGACGATCCCCTACCGCGAATTGGGCCCGGCGGATTCGTCGCATCCGCCGGTGCTGTTCGTGCACGGCGCGCTCGTCGACTCCAGGCTGTGGTCGGGCGTCGCCGAACGGCTCGCCGAACAGGGGTTCCGCTGCGTGCTGCCGGATCTGCCGCTGGGCGCGCACCGCACGCCGGTCACCGACCGCGCCGCGCTGTCGCCGGCCGGGGTGGCCGAGCTGATCCACGATTTCCTGATCGCCCTGGACCTGCACGATGTCACGCTCGTCGGCAACGACACCGGCGGCGGCGTGTGCCAATTCCTCATCGACGCCCACCCCGAGCGGATCGGTCGGCTGGTGCTCACCAACTGCGATGCCTTCGACAAGTTCCCGCCGTTCCCGTTCAACGCGATCTTCGCGCTGATGAGCTCGACGGTCTCGGTGCGCGCGTTGACCGCGCTCACCGCGGTCAAGGCGGTGCGGCACTCCCCGGTGGGTTACGGACTGCTGGCCGAGTCGCCGGATCCCGCGCTGACCGCGTCCTGGATGGAGCCGGCGCGCACCGACCCGGCCATCGCCGGCGACTTCGCGGCGCTGACCCGTGCGATCGGGCGCACCGACCTGACCGCGGTGGCACCGCGCCTGCACCGGTTCACCAAACCGGTGCGGCTGGTCTGGGGCACCCGCGACCGGTGCTTCACTCCCGAGCTGGGCCGCCGGCTGGGCGCACTGTTCCCCGATTCCGCCCTCGTCGAGGTGTCCGACGCGAGTACCTTTGTGCCGCTGGACAACCCGGGCGCGGTGGTCGAGGCGATCGCGAGCTGCTGA